The Streptococcus oralis Uo5 genome includes a window with the following:
- a CDS encoding F390 synthetase-related protein has protein sequence MKKITFLKTFIQTRWLHHFKSREAVENYQKKQLANYMNFLKRESPYFKNGVPSNFDHMDKAFMMEHFNELNTQGVDRDEALALAIESEQTRDFTELKGEVAVGLSSGTSGHRGLFITTEKERSMWAAAILAKMLPKGQLFGHRIAFFLRADNELYQTINTALIRLEYFDIFKHTDEHIERLNNYQPTIIVAPASMLIELSKRLKDGELAIHPQKIVSVAEILEDSDKGRIAEAFSLSIIDQVYQATEGFLACTCSAGNLHLNEDIIYVEKDYLDDRRFYPVITDFKRTSQPVYRYQLNDILVENPEPCPCGSYYTRIDKVEGRSDDIFYFEGLDGGQVTIYPDFIRRCILFVENVGDYQVKQHSEKLVEVCLSRRDEDVETAILAQFQLLAQQKEFIVPQIQFSDYHWDTSRKLKRIQRL, from the coding sequence ATGAAAAAAATAACCTTTCTTAAAACTTTTATCCAAACGCGTTGGCTTCATCATTTCAAATCTCGAGAAGCTGTAGAAAACTATCAGAAAAAGCAATTAGCTAACTATATGAATTTTTTAAAGCGAGAGTCTCCCTACTTTAAAAATGGGGTTCCTAGCAACTTTGATCATATGGACAAGGCTTTTATGATGGAACATTTTAATGAGCTCAACACCCAAGGAGTGGATAGAGATGAAGCCTTGGCCTTGGCTATTGAAAGTGAACAGACCCGTGATTTTACCGAGCTCAAAGGTGAAGTGGCCGTCGGTCTATCTTCAGGGACATCTGGACATCGGGGGCTCTTTATCACAACAGAGAAAGAGCGAAGTATGTGGGCAGCGGCTATCTTGGCCAAGATGTTGCCAAAGGGTCAGCTTTTTGGGCACCGTATCGCCTTTTTCCTGAGAGCTGATAATGAACTCTATCAGACCATCAATACAGCGCTCATTCGGTTAGAGTACTTTGATATTTTTAAACATACAGATGAGCATATAGAGCGACTCAACAACTATCAACCAACGATTATTGTGGCACCAGCCTCAATGTTAATTGAATTGAGCAAGCGTCTCAAGGATGGAGAGTTAGCTATTCACCCACAAAAAATCGTTTCGGTGGCGGAAATCTTGGAAGATAGTGATAAGGGACGGATTGCAGAAGCCTTTTCACTATCCATCATTGACCAAGTATATCAGGCGACAGAAGGCTTCCTAGCCTGTACTTGCTCAGCTGGCAATCTGCATCTCAACGAAGATATTATCTATGTGGAAAAAGATTATCTGGATGATCGCCGTTTTTATCCAGTGATTACGGACTTTAAACGAACTAGTCAGCCTGTTTATCGCTACCAGCTCAATGATATCTTGGTTGAAAATCCGGAGCCTTGTCCCTGTGGCTCCTACTATACACGGATTGACAAGGTTGAAGGACGCTCTGATGACATCTTCTATTTCGAAGGACTGGATGGGGGTCAAGTGACCATCTATCCTGACTTTATCAGGCGATGCATCCTCTTTGTGGAGAATGTAGGAGATTACCAAGTCAAGCAACATTCTGAGAAGTTAGTGGAAGTTTGTCTAAGCCGACGAGATGAGGACGTAGAGACAGCAATTTTAGCACAGTTCCAACTCTTGGCCCAGCAAAAAGAGTTCATAGTTCCTCAAATCCAATTTTCAGATTATCACTGGGATACTAGCCGTAAACTCAAACGAATCCAACGTTTATGA
- a CDS encoding 3-oxoacyl-[acyl-carrier-protein] synthase III C-terminal domain-containing protein, whose protein sequence is MTEVKRHVEIVGYGICLPKHTVQFKDQTRYRVVENEETQLDLAEEAIHRALEHANLDIKDIDCLVSASAVGVQPIPCTAALIHERVAKGLSIPAMDINTTCTSFISALSTMSHLIEAGEYNRVLIVSSEVGSLGLNPKQKESFELFSDGAAAFIFQKSHQEKGVIASLQRTWSEGAHDTEIRGGLTSFQPKEYSEATKTNYMFDMKGKKILLLSARKIPVMFEEFQEKTQLALADVDYIIPHQASRALPLVMEKLGVAEDQYLNLVTDYGNMVSVSVPFGLAYSLEHGLIKEGDVVYLMGTAAGMTVNMLALKL, encoded by the coding sequence ATGACAGAAGTAAAAAGACATGTAGAAATCGTAGGTTATGGCATTTGCCTTCCAAAGCATACAGTTCAATTTAAAGACCAGACCCGTTATCGTGTAGTGGAAAATGAAGAAACGCAACTCGACTTGGCAGAAGAAGCTATCCACCGTGCACTTGAACATGCAAATTTGGATATTAAAGATATCGATTGCCTTGTATCAGCTAGTGCAGTTGGTGTTCAGCCGATTCCTTGTACGGCTGCCTTGATTCATGAGCGCGTGGCAAAAGGACTCTCAATTCCAGCAATGGACATCAATACAACCTGTACCAGCTTTATTTCTGCTCTATCGACTATGTCCCACTTGATTGAGGCGGGCGAATACAATCGTGTCTTGATTGTGTCTAGTGAGGTTGGAAGTTTAGGGCTCAATCCCAAGCAAAAAGAAAGTTTTGAACTCTTTAGTGACGGGGCAGCAGCCTTTATTTTCCAAAAAAGTCATCAGGAAAAAGGGGTCATTGCTAGTCTCCAACGTACTTGGTCAGAAGGAGCTCACGATACGGAGATTCGTGGAGGTCTAACTTCTTTTCAACCAAAAGAGTACTCTGAAGCGACTAAGACCAACTATATGTTTGACATGAAGGGGAAGAAAATCCTCCTCTTATCTGCTCGTAAAATCCCAGTCATGTTTGAAGAGTTTCAAGAAAAAACACAGCTAGCCTTGGCAGACGTGGACTATATCATTCCTCACCAAGCTAGTCGCGCCCTTCCTTTGGTTATGGAAAAACTAGGTGTGGCTGAGGATCAGTACCTCAATCTCGTCACTGACTATGGAAATATGGTGTCAGTCTCTGTACCGTTTGGCTTGGCTTATTCTTTGGAGCATGGACTTATCAAGGAGGGAGATGTCGTCTACCTTATGGGGACTGCTGCTGGTATGACGGTCAATATGTTGGCTCTGAAATTGTAA